In Cydia pomonella isolate Wapato2018A unplaced genomic scaffold, ilCydPomo1 PGA_scaffold_183, whole genome shotgun sequence, the following are encoded in one genomic region:
- the LOC133533599 gene encoding glycine dehydrogenase (decarboxylating), mitochondrial-like codes for MYRLLKRGVLTGNKLNGLKPSNLGRGTRYLTTQDAKADILFPETVDFPSRHIGPRDQDIVTMLDLLGYKSLDQLTNDAVPKQIQLQGLMDISEPMSEYDLIERVRKLAENNQIWRSYIGMGYHNCAVPHTIMRNMFENPGWTTQYTPYQPEVAQGRLESLLNYQTMVSDLTGLDVANASLLDEGTAAAEALSLCHRHNKRNKFVVSERLHPQTLAVVQTRLDALGLEVLVVPDVRQADFAQRDISAVLLQCPDTRGLVYDYSGLAAAAQEHGTLVVVATDLLAMALLRPPAECGAALAVGTSQRLGVPLGYGGPHAGFFAAEHPLVRLMPGRMVGVTRDAAGRDAYRLALQTREQHIRRDKATSNICTAQALLANMSAMYAVYHGPQGLRDIAIRVHNATLVLDHGIRQRGHKQSNEVYFDTLHVVPHANHDAGAIKERAQQKKINLRYFDDGAVGVALDETTTMQDVDDLLWIFDCQSVEEVKKNEESVKSRSVLKGPFRRTSPYLTHPVFNMHHSETKLVRYMKRLENKDISLVHSMIPLGSCTMKLNSTTEMMPCSFKHFTDIHPFAPLDQCQGYHTLFEELANDLCAITGYDRVSFQPNSGAQGEYAGLRTIKRYHEFRGDTGRNICLIPVSAHGTNPASAHMAGMLVCAIRVKPSGDIDMEHLKDKVEEHSKKLSCLMLTYPSTFGVFEEQAADVCALVHKHGGQVYLDGANMNAQVGLCRPGDYGSDVSHLNLHKTFCIPHGGGGPGMGPIGVKAHLAPFLPSHPVVDPLADLGDAAHSFGSVSAAPYGSSAILPISWAYIKMMGPKGLKRATQVAILNANYMSRRLEGHYKTLYKGERGLVAHEFIIDVRDLKKTANIEPGDIAKRLMDFGFHAPTMSWPVAGTLMIEPTESEDLQELDRFCEALIQIRKEIKDIEDGVMDKRLNPLKMAPHTQEAVISEDWNRPYSRAQAAFPAPFVKGETKIWPTVGRIDDMYGDKHLVCTCPPVLDDF; via the exons atgtaCAGATTACTTAAACGCGGCGTGTTAACTGGGAACAAATTAAATGGTTTAAAACCTTCTAATCTAGGAAGAGGTACTCGTTATCTGACTACCCAAGATGCGAAGGCAGATATTCTGTTCCCTGAAACGGTCGATTTCCCGAGCAGGCACATTGGGCCCAGGGACCAAGATATTGTGACCATGCTGGATCTTTTGGGATACAAg AGCTTGGACCAGTTGACTAATGATGCGGTACCTAAGCAAATCCAGTTGCAAGGTCTTATGGACATCTCTGAGCCTATGA GCGAATACGATCTTATCGAAAGAGTGCGCAAGTTAGCTGAAAATAATCAAATATGGCGTTCATACATCGGCATGGGATATCACAACTGTGCTGTGCCTCATACCATCATGAGGAATATGTTCGAAAATCCTGGATG GACGACGCAGTACACTCCCTACCAACCCGAAGTGGCTCAGGGCAGACTGGAAAGTCTCCTCAACTATCAGACGATGGTGAGCGACCTCACTGGCTTGGATGTTGCCAACGCATCGCTGCTTGATGAAGGCACGGCTGCTGCCGAGGCCCTATCCCTTTGCCACAG ACACAACAAAAGGAACAAGTTCGTAGTATCAGAGCGTCTCCATCCTCAAACACTAGCCGTCGTCCAAACCCGTTTGGATGCTCTAGGATTGGAGGTGTTGGTGGTACCCGACGTGCGACAGGCGGATTTCGCGCAGAGAGACATCTCTGCTGTCCTCCTGCAATGTCCTGATACCAGAGGCTTGGTTTATGATTACTCTGGATTGGCTGCTGCTGCTCAGGAACATGGA acaTTAGTCGTAGTGGCAACGGATCTCTTAGCCATGGCTCTGCTCAGGCCTCCAGCGGAATGCGGCGCAGCCCTTGCCGTAGGCACTTCCCAACGGTTGGGAGTCCCACTTGGCTATGGGGGTCCCCATGCAGGGTTCTTCGCGGCCGAACATCCGTTGGTGCGGCTCATGCCTGGACGTATGGTGGGCGTGACGAGGGACGCTGCTGGAAGAGATGCCTACAG GTTAGCTCTTCAGACCAGAGAACAGCACATCCGACGAGACAAGGCGACGTCAAACATTTGCACAGCTCAAGCCCTCTTGGCGAACATGTCCGCGATGTACGCCGTCTACCACGGACCTCAAGGCTTGAGGGATATTGCCATTCGAGTTCATAATGCTACTCTAGTACTTGATCATG GTATCAGACAACGTGGTCACAAGCAATCTAACGAAGTATACTTCGACACGTTACACGTTGTACCCCATGCTAACCACGACGCTGGTGCCATCAAAGAAAGAGCCCAACAAAAGAAGATCAATCTTCGGTATTTCGATGACGGTGCAGTTGGTGTTGCATTAGATGAAACCACTACCATGCAGGATGTTGATGACTTGCTTTGGATATTTGACTGTCAAAGCGTTGAAGAG GTAAAGAAAAACGAAGAATCAGTGAAATCTCGCAGCGTGCTTAAGGGTCCATTCAGAAGGACGTCCCCGTATCTAACGCATCCCGTCTTCAATATGCACCACTCGGAAACTAAGCTGGTGCGGTACATGAAGCGACTGGAGAATAAGGACATATCTTTGGTCCACTCTATGATACCTCTG GGTTCCTGCACTATGAAACTAAATTCAACTACGGAGATGATGCCATGCTCATTCAAGCACTTTACAGATATTCATCCGTTCGCGCCACTGGATCAGTGTCAGGGCTATCATACCTTGTTTGAGGAACTTGCTAATGATTTGTGTGCGATCACAGGCTACGACCGTGTTTCATTTCAGCCAAACAG CGGCGCTCAAGGCGAATACGCGGGGCTACGTACAATAAAGCGCTATCACGAGTTCCGCGGCGACACGGGCCGCAACATATGCCTCATTCCCGTAAGCGCGCACGGCACGAACCCAGCATCTGCCCATATGGCCGGTATGCTGGTGTGTGCTATCCGAGTCAAGCCCTCTGGAGATATCGACATGGAGCATCTCAAAGATAAG GTTGAAGAGCACAGCAAGAAGCTATCATGCCTCATGCTGACGTACCCTAGCACGTTCGGCGTGTTCGAGGAGCAGGCCGCAGACGTGTGCGCGCTGGTGCACAAGCATGGCGGCCAAGTGTACTTGGACGGCGCCAATATGAATGCACAG GTTGGTCTATGCCGTCCAGGAGATTATGGCAGCGATGTATCTCATCTTAACCTGCACAAAACCTTCTGTATACCCCATGGCGGTGGTGGTCCAGGCATGGGACCTATTGGAGT GAAAGCTCACCTAGCGCCTTTCCTGCCTTCACATCCCGTTGTAGACCCCCTAGCGGACTTGGGCGACGCGGCGCACAGTTTTGGATCAGTGAGTGCGGCTCCCTATGGTTCTTCGGCCATCTTGCCGATTTCCTGGGCATATATCAAG ATGATGGGCCCTAAAGGTCTCAAGCGTGCAACGCAAGTAGCCATACTGAACGCAAACTACATGTCCCGGAGGCTCGAGGGCCATTACAAAACGCTGTATAAGGGTGAAAGGGGGCTAGTGGCGCACGAGTTCATCATAGACGTGAGAGATCTTAAGAAAACTGCTAATATAGAACCTGGAGACATTGCGAAGAGGTTGATGGACTTTG GATTTCACGCCCCAACCATGTCTTGGCCGGTAGCTGGGACTCTTATGATAGAGCCTACGGAATCCGAGGATCTGCAGGAACTCGACCGGTTCTGCGAGGCGCTCATCCAAATTAGAAAAGAAATCAAAGACATCGAGGATGGAGTCATGGATAAACGGTTAAATCCGCTCAAG ATGGCGCCTCATACGCAAGAAGCTGTGATATCAGAAGACTGGAACAGGCCTTACAGCAGAGCTCAAGCTGCATTCCCTGCC CCGTTCGTGAAGGGAGAAACGAAGATCTGGCCAACAGTGGGTCGGATCGACGATATGTACGGCGACAAGCACCTCGTCTGTACGTGTCCTCCAGTCCTTGATGACTTCTGA